A section of the Larus michahellis chromosome 1, bLarMic1.1, whole genome shotgun sequence genome encodes:
- the KCTD4 gene encoding BTB/POZ domain-containing protein KCTD4: MERKINRREKECEEKHSNSEGSEQDKEYKTSLITLNVGGYLYITQKQTLTKYPDSFLEGIINGKIMCPFDADGHYFIDRDGLLFRHILNFLRNGELLLPEGFRENQLLAQEADFFQLKVLSDAVKSRWEKEQLASRETTFLEITDSHDRSQGLRIFCNAPDFIAKIKSRIVLVSKSRLDGFPEEFSVSSNIIQFKYFIKSENGTRLVLKEDNTFVCTLETLKFEAIMMALKCGFRLLTSLDCTKGSIVHSDALHFIK, encoded by the coding sequence atggagagaaaaataaacagaagagaaaaggaatgCGAAGAAAAACACAGCAACTCCGAAGGCTCAGAGCAAGACAAGGAATATAAAACATCTCTGATTACTCTGAACGTTGGTGGCTATCTATATATCACACAAAAACAGACACTAACCAAGTATCCGGATTCTTTTCTTGAAGGGATCATAAACGGAAAAATAATGTGCCCGTTTGATGCAGACGGTCATTACTTCATCGACAGAGATGGACTCCTTTTCAGACACATTCTCAACTTCCTACGAAATGGAGAACTTCTTCTACCAGAAGGATTTCGAGAAAATCAACTTCTGGCACAAGAAGCAGATTTTTTCCAGCTTAAGGTACTCTCGGATGCAGTGAAATCGAGGTGGGAGAAGGAACAGCTAGCATCTCGAGAGACTACTTTCCTGGAAATAACTGACAGCCACGACCGTTCACAAGGACTTAGAATCTTTTGTAATGCTCCTGAtttcattgcaaaaataaaatccagaattgTACTGGTGTCCAAAAGCAGGCTGGATGGATTTCCGGAGGAGTTTTCGGTATCTTCAAATATTATTCAATTCAAGTACTTCATAAAGTCTGAAAATGGTACACGACTGGTACTGAAGGAGGACAACACCTTTGTCTGCACCCTGGAAACTCTTAAGTTTGAGGCTATAATGATGGCTTTGAAATGTGGATTTAGACTGCTGACCAGTCTGGATTGCACGAAAGGGTCAATTGTTCACAGTGATGCACTTCATTTTATCAAGTAA